Proteins encoded in a region of the Pelobates fuscus isolate aPelFus1 chromosome 11, aPelFus1.pri, whole genome shotgun sequence genome:
- the LOC134577473 gene encoding uncharacterized protein LOC134577473 encodes MDPALQSEILIVVLHKPGGVSTEEFAGLFHQIHGYQFKLSNYGYNSLKLLLEDMRNLVELKTTPNGSLIKCISPNEHKVIFISGNNHQTVSESPKSSLPGPGTTPVLKLTYKSQDVILSTSKTELDMFNDALPASVKGQSHKGASQELSKGKLPSKSSAKQQHPSANCKTAQSKKVEHSVVIKKNTPAKGHDESNPSQSSPGSLFRASITADGINCSNDENTVQQKYEKSNLLPNMVTKLQSSKTEQVEKADPELSVKQKTSSIKSQQNTEKGDLSHMPNIMKAIQKILYEYMSGLKLTTLEKLFKDKYKMDLEECSKVLGHKEIPQLLRQIPSIKVTSGSNGNINCILKKYMNSKTQNPPVQNMNSAIETRIRKENPNSRIQVKDFQNPAVNRSAVSNAPATITNVTSDKAMNHPTQPTPMGSTINGKKQKTPTNIAHSIPRQQNAPKKDFQQIVKKTQKVASAETIKQLLLSLPVDHRVNGETQRTQKSTENSFPSLQNSPKNSSQQIIGPESHITKHNNYSGVKPPFTYAQICKKSTKANCVPICITQSESKPCAPKREALVELSNTKIKENIAHVLKDYADGISIFHFQKKYIFKFKQPLSLNGFSSAKQFLMAMKDVVSVQGLGVQALLFPVISNAMASNEINNTHGSTHLIHKSNLFTSKENVIFQSASPSLNANTKSKTFMNSNKTMITNQNITEVVNKPDEKEWPALSSGHLTLRLMTYCSTPYQNSDMGSTRTESSLVPSLQKEGDALLNKEAKDHLSISHLKTSDSHANETDWPTLSDSLKKLKQLPDSQTIKIFTETPSSSSSPQNIPCNDAAGEMVLQQTQPQLLLLHHKDDEIIPNVISEQAEDLSEKKMEIVNSRQENYDSKHVPTETKLTKQTEPKEREFKLQKASGQSEYVSSQLQQEIFCCIPQTPVSQNEESSTMLQNNAYDSIPQNTPGPEVSLKLQQQKVQNSMLKKTSDMQNNLLKPPVISGQTEHQPVQAKHGDVLTPNPQNTSGQYEAPPSHSQKKVNIYFPQTSLVQKEQTSSHLQHDETNDNLLNAFGPVESRTLESQKTVDDCSSMQIPGSAVTLTPETTESLNLQAQINVHDLTLHLSQKTRDSVHQGWTQVTESTEKLQNVHNSNVKNPSGNEYLLSHSQHRLPVFNHQKYSGQTGHQSGHNVHNCNLRSVQTEFQSSMANQKMHERVTPVTVEQADQQSQILQPKVHESNDTIEPENTETSLSCLHKKVHKSHTYNSLGQTEFLSSELRRKGNEPGSSHLQLNQNMFDSHSHSHQENNGFPLLPLQKPLFDSNSASSTAGEEQQSWQTNKHSCCIL; translated from the exons TTCTAAAGTTGACCTATAAATCACAAGACGTTATTCTTAGTACATCAAAAACAGAACTGGACATGTTTAACGATGCTTTACCAGCCAGTGTAAAAGGACAGAGTCACAAGGGTGCTTCACAAGAACTTTCTAAAGGGAAACTACCATCCAAGAGCAGTGCAAAACAGCAGCATCCTTCTGCAAATTGTAAAACTGCACAATCCAAAAAGGTGGAACATAGTGTTGTGATAAAGAAAAACACACCTGCTAAAGGTCATGATGAAAGTAACCCTAGTCAATCCTCACCAGGAAGCCTGTTTAGAGCTTCTATTACAGCTGATGGAATAAATTGTTCAAATGATGAGAACACAGTCcaacaaaaatatgaaaaaagcaACTTGTTACCAAATATGGTAACTAAGTTACAAAGCAGTAAAACTGAACAGGTTGAAAAGGCTGATCCAGAACTTTCAGTAAAACAAAAAACGTCTTCAATCAAATCTCAACAAAACACAGAAAAGGGTGATTTGTCTCATATGCCGAACATTATGAAAGCCATTCAGAAGATTCTTTATGAGTACATGTCAGGCCTGAAGTTGACAACTCTTGAAAAACTCTTCAAGGATAAATACAAGATGGATTTAGAGGAATGTAGCAAAGTTCTAGGTCATAAAGAAATACCTCAACTGTTAAGGCAAATACCAAGTATCAAAGTTACTAGTGGTTCAAATGGaaatataaattgtattttaaaaaaatatatgaattccAAAACACAAAATCCACCGGTGCAAAATATGAACAGTGCAATTGAAACACGGATTCGAAAAGAAAATCCTAATTCCCGTATTCAGGTCAAAGACTTCCAGAACCCAGCAGTCAATCGATCTGCAGTAAGCAATGCTCCAGCAACGATTACAAATGTGACAAGCGATAAAGCTATGAATCATCCTACACAACCCACCCCTATGGGCAGtacaataaatggaaaaaaacaaaagaccCCAACAAATATAGCACACTCTATTCCACGTCAACAAAATGCACCAAAGAAGGACTTCCAACAAATtgtaaaaaagacacaaaaagtgGCAAGCGCTGAAACCATCAAGCAACTTTTACTATCCTTACCTGTTGACCATAGGGTAAATGGTGAAACACAAAGGACCCAGAAAAGTACAGAAAACTCTTTTCCAAGTCTGCAAAATTCACCAAAGAACAGTTCCCAACAGATTATAGGACCAGAAAGTCACATTACAAAACACAATAACTACTCTGGAGTGAAACCACCTTTTACATATGCACAGATTTGCAAAAAATCTACAAAAGCAAACTGTGTCCCTATATGCATTACACAAAGTGAGAGTAAGCCATGTGCACCCAAAAGGGAAGCTCTAGTTGAACtgtcaaacacaaaaataaaagaaaacatagcACATGTTTTGAAAGACTATGCAGATGGAATATCCATCTTTCATtttcagaaaaaatatatttttaagtttAAACAACCTCTTTCTCTCAATGGATTTTCTTCAGCGAAACAGTTCTTAATGGCGATGAAGGATGTAGTCTCAGTACAAGGTCTGGGAGTGCAGGCATTACTGTTTCCAGTAATTTCTAATGCAATGGCATCCAATGAAATTAACAACACGCAtg GTTCTACACATTTGATCCACAAGAGTAACCTTTTCACATCAAAAGAAAATGTCATTTTTCAAAGTGCAAGTCCATCATTAAATGCAAATACAAAGTCAAAAACATTTATGAACAGCAACAAAACCATGATTACAAACCAAAATATTACTGAAGTTGTCAACAAACCAGATGAAAAAGAATGGCCTGCTCTATCATCTGGCCACCTTACTTTGAGACTTATGACATATTGCAGTACACCATATCAAAACTCCGACATGGGGTCCACACGGACAGAATCCTCATTAGTACCTTCTCTCCAAAAAGAAGGTGATGCGTTATTGAACAAGGAGGCAAAAGATCATCTTTCAATATCCCACCTGAAAACATCTGATTCACATGCAAATGAGACAGATTGGCCAACATTGTCTGACTCTTTGAAAAAACTTAAGCAGCTACCTGATTCACAAACTATTAAGATTTTCACAGAAACACCATCATCATCTTCTTCACCACAAAATATACCATGTAATGATGCTGCTGGTGAAATGGTTCTTCAACAAACGCAGCCACAACTGTTACTTTTACACCATAAAGATGATGAAATTATCCCTAATGTAATTTCAGAACAAGCTGAAGATTTGTCAGAAAAGAAAATGGAAATTGTAAATAGCAGACAAGAAAATTATGATTCTAAACATGTCCCAACAGAAACAAAACTAACAAAGCAGACAGAACCGAAAGAGCgtgaattcaaactccaaaaaGCTTCTGGACAAAGTGAATATGTATCATCACAACTTCAACAGGAAATATTCTGCTGCATTCCACAAACACCTGTTAGTCAGAATGAAGAAAGCTCCACCATGTTACAAAATAATGCATATGATTCAATTCCTCAGAATACACCTGGGCCAGAAGTAAGTCTGAAACTACAGCAACAGAAAGTTCAAAATTCCATGCTCAAAAAAACATCTGACATGCAAAATAATCTTTTAAAACCTCCAGTAATTTCTGGGCAAACTGAGCACCAGCCAGTGCAGGCAAAACACGGTGATGTACTTACACCCAATCCGCAAAATACTTCTGGGCAATATGAAGCACCACCATCACACTCTCAAAAGAAAGTAAACATATATTTTCCCCAAACATCTCTTGTTCAGAAAGAGCAAACCTCATCACATTTACAACATGATGAAACTAATGACAATCTTCTAAATGCTTTTGGGCCTGTGGAAAGTAGAACATTAGAGTCACAAAAGACTGTTGATGATTGTTCTTCCATGCAGATTCCAGGATCAGCTGTTACTCTGACACCTGAAACAACAGAAAGCCTGAATCTACAAGCACAGATAAATGTGCATGATTTGACATTACATTTATCACAGAAAACACGTGATTCCGTCCATCAAGGATGGACTCAGGTTACCGAATCAAcagaaaaattacaaaatgttcaTAATTCCAATGTAAAAAATCCTTCTGGTAACGAGTATCTCTTATCACACTCACAACATAGACTACCTGTATTTAATCACCAGAAATATTCTGGTCAAACAGGACACCAATCCGGACACAATGTACATAATTGTAATCTCAGATCTGTACAAACAGAATTCCAATCATCTATGGCAAATCAGAAAATGCATGAAAGGGTTACCCCAGTGACAGTAGAACAAGCAGATCAACAGTCACAGATTTTGCAACCAAAAGTTCATGAGTCCAATGACACAATTGAACCAGAAAATACAGAAACTTCACTCTCATGTTTGCACAAAAAAGTGCATAAGTCACACACTTACAACAGTCTTGGACAAACCGAGTTCTTGTCTTCAGAATTAAGGAGGAAAGGAAATGAACCAGGATCCTCACATTTGCAGCTAAATCAGAACATGTTTGATTCTCATTCCCATAGCCATCAAGAGAACAATGGATTCCCCTTATTACCACTACAAAAGCCATTGTTTGATTCTAATTCAGCAAGTAGCACTGCTGGGGAAGAACAACAATCTTGGCAAACTAACAAACATTCTTGTTGTATTTTATAA